The Humulus lupulus chromosome 3, drHumLupu1.1, whole genome shotgun sequence genome window below encodes:
- the LOC133822041 gene encoding phragmoplastin DRP1C, whose translation MATMQSLIGLVNKIQRACTVLGDHGGEGMSLWEALPSVAVVGGQSSGKSSVLESVVGRDFLPRGSGIVTRRPLVLQLHKTEDGQTEYAEFLHAPRKKYTDFAAVRKEIQDETDRITGKSKQISNIPIHLSIYSPNVVNLTVIDLPGLTKVAVEGQPETIVEDIENMVRSYVEKPNSIILAISPANQDIATSDAIKLAREVDPSGERTFGVLTKLDLMDKGTNAVDVLEGRSYRLQHPWVGIVNRSQAEINKNVDMMAARRKEKEYFQTSPEYGHLAHKMGSEYLAKLLSKHLENVIRQRIPSIISLINKTIDELNAELDRIGRPIAVDSGAQLYTILELCRAFDRVFKEHLDGGRPGGDRIYGVFDHQLPAALKKLPFDRHLSTKNVQRVVSEADGYQPHLIAPEQGYRRLIDGSIGYFKGPAEASVDTVHNVMKELVRKSIAETLELRRFPTLQADIAAAANEALERFREDSRKTVTRLVDMESSYLTVDFFRKLHLEPEKTPNPTGPNADRYSDNHFRRIGSNVSAYINMVCETLKHSIPKAVVHCQVREAKRSLLTHFYAQVGRREKERLGAMLDEDPALMERRSTIAKRLELYKSARDEIDAVAWK comes from the exons ATGGCGACAATGCAGAGCTTGATCGGTTTAGTCAATAAGATCCAACGAGCTTGCACCGTTTTGGGCGACCATGGCGGAGAGGGTATGTCCCTCTGGGAAGCTCTCCCTTCGGTAGCTGTTGTTGGTGGCCag AGTTCTGGTAAATCTTCGGTGTTGGAAAGCGTGGTGGGCAGAGATTTCTTGCCTCGTGGATCTG GTATTGTTACGAGGAGGCCACTGGTGTTGCAACTTCATAAGACAGAAGATGGTCAGACTGAGTACGCGGAGTTTCTTCATGCTCCTAGAAAGAAGTATACTGATTTTG CTGCTGTGCGTAAGGAGATCCAAGATGAGACAGATCGTATTACTGGGAAATCTAAGCAAATATCTAACATTCCAATTCATCTGAGCATATATTCTCCAAATG TTGTAAACTTGACAGTCATAGATCTTCCTGGGTTGACAAAGGTTGCTGTAG AGGGACAACCGGAAACCATTGTTGAAGATATTGAAAATATGGTCCGCTCTTATGTTGAGAAG CCTAACTCTATCATATTGGCTATATCTCCTGCAAATCAAGATATTGCCACATCAGATGCAATCAAACTTGCAAGAGAAGTTGATCCTTCAG GTGAAAGAACATTTGGGGTGCTAACAAAACTTGATTTAATGGACAAAGGAACCAATGCAGTTGAT GTTCTTGAAGGAAGGTCATACAGACTGCAGCATCCATGGGTTGGAATTGTGAACCGATCGCAGGCCGAAATTAACAAGAATGTTGATATGATGGCTGCTCGTAGGAAGGAGAAGGAATACTTTCAAACTAGTCCCGAGTATGGACACTTGGCACATAAGATGGGATCTGAGTATCTTGCCAAACTTTTATCTAAG CATTTGGAGAATGTCATCAGGCAGCGGATACCAAGTATCATTTCTTTAATAAATAAAACCATTGATGAGCTTAATGCAGAGCTGGATCGCATTGGCAGGCCAATTGCAGTAGACTCGGGG GCCCAGCTTTACACTATTTTGGAACTATGTCGAGCATTTGATCGAGTATTTAAGGAACACTTGGATGGAGG GCGAcctggtggagatcgaatatatgGAGTTTTTGATCATCAATTACCAGCTGCTTTGAAAAAACTCCCCTTTGATCGACATCTTTCAACTAAAAATGTTCAGAGAGTTGTTTCAGAGGCTGATGGTTATCAGCCTCATTTGATTGCTCCAGAGCAAGGTTACAGGAGACTCATTGATGGATCTATTGGTTATTTCAAAGGACCAGCTGAAGCCTCTGTGGATACA GTGCACAATGTGATGAAAGAACTTGTACGGAAGTCCATAGCTGAAACATTG GAACTGAGGCGGTTTCCTACCCTTCAAGCTGACATAGCCGCTGCTGCTAATGAAGCATTAGAAAGATTTCGCGAGGACAGCAGGAAAACAGTTACAAGACTGGTGGATATGGAATCTAGCTACCTCACTGTAGATTTTTTCCGAAAACTTCATCTTGAACCTGAGAAAACTCCAAATCCAACAGGACCAAATGCAGACCGTTATTCAGATAATCATTTCAGAAGAATTG GATCAAATGTGAGCGCTTACATTAATATGGTTTGTGAAACACTGAAACATTCAATCCCAAAGGCTGTGGTTCACTGTCAAGTTCGAGAAGCAAAAAGATCACTTCTTACCCACTTCTATGCCCAAGTTGGGAGGAGAGAG AAGGAGAGGCTCGGTGCAATGTTGGACGAGGACCCGGCACTCATGGAAAGGAGATCAACCATTGCTAAACGGCTTGAACTGTACAAGTCAGCTAGAGACGAGATTGATGCAGTTGCATGGAAATGA